Within Myxococcales bacterium, the genomic segment GTGTCGGCTTCTATGAAATCCACGATACCATGCACCAAAGCGTGCGAGAGTCGCGCTTCGACAGAACCTTCTCGCCAAGCGAGATCGAGGGTCTTCTTCTTGCCGATGGATCTAGCGCTTTCCGCAAAGGTAACCAGCCGTTCGGTTGCATCGGGGCGCCGATTAAATATGACATCCTCCACCTTGCTGAGCAGGTCTTCGGGAATGTCCGCGTACACCGCAAGTTGACCCGCATTGACGATGCCCATGGTCATGCCTGCTGCAATGGCGTGATACAAGAAGGACGCATGCATGGCCTCGCGTACCGTGTCATTGCCGCGGAAGGAAAACGAAAGGTTGCTGACGCCGCCACTGATTTTGGCGTGCGGGCACGCTGCTTTGATACGTCCAATTGCCTGAATATAGTTTTTCGCGAAGTCGTTGTGCTCAGCAATGCCGGTGCCAATGGCTAGAATGTTGGGGTCAAAGAAAATGTCTTGCGCATTGAAGCCAACTTTCTCCGTAAGCAGGGAATAGGCTCGCTTGCAAATGGATACCTTCCTATCCACCGTCTCGGCTTGCCCCTCTTCATCGAACGCCATCACCACGACAGCGGCACCGTATCTCTTAACGAGCTTGGCCTTTTCGAGAAAATCGGCCTCACCCTCCTTGAGTGATAACGAGTTGACGACGCCTTTCCCCTGCACGCATTTGAGCCCCGCTTCAATGACCGACCACTTCGAGCTATCGACCATAATGGGAAGCCGCGAAATCTCCGGCTCCGACGCGATGAGATGCAAAAAAAGCGTCATCTCCTTCTCTGAGTCGAGCATGCCCTCGTCCATGTTGACATCAAGAATATTGGCACCACTACGGACCTGGTCGAGTGCGACGGCCAAAGCGTCGGAATGTTTGCGCTCTTTGATCAGTCGTGCAAAACGTTTGGACCCGGTCACATTGGTTCGCTCGCCAATCAGGACAAAGTTGGAGTCCTCTCGAATCACAAACGGTTCGAGACCGCTGAGACGCGTGAGGTGTGAGACAGGCATCTCGGCAACGTCGCGAGGCTTTATCCCCCGACATGCATTTTTTATAGCGGCGATGTGTTCGGGTGTTGTCCCACAACATCCCCCGACCAGATTGACCAGGCCATCTTCAGCCAATGCTTTTAACTGCATGGCTGTCGTGGCTGGCGTCTCCTCATACTCACCAAAGGCATTGGGCATCCCCGCGTTCGGGTAACAGCTGATATAGCAAGTGGCCAATCTGCTGAGTTCAGCAATGTAAGGCCGCATGTCCTTTGCGCCGAGCGCACAGTTGACCCCGACACTCCATGGGTTGGCATGGGCAATGGAGGCCCAGAAAGCTTCAATGGTTTGCCCCGAGAGTGTGCGCCCGCTTTTATCCGTAATGGTTACCGACACCATGATCGGTAAGTAGACCTTCTCGCGCTCACAGACCTCCTGGATGGCAAAGAGCGCAGCCTTGGCATTGAGGGTGTCAAAGATTGTCTCGACCATGAGCAAGTCGACACCACCGTGAATGAGTCCCCGAACCTGTTCTTCGTAGGCCAAACGCACCTCATCAAACGTCACGGACCGGTATGCAGGGTCGTTTACATCAGGCGACAAGCTGAGGGTCTTGTTGGTAGGACCGATGGCGCCCGCCACAAAACGAGGCTGCGCCGGATCCTGCTCGGTGACGATGAGCGCACAGCGCTTGGCCAGCTTGGCCGCCTCGACGTTCAGGTCGTATGCGAGATCCTGTAAGCCATAATCGGCCTGAGCGATGCGGGTGGCCGTGAAGGTGTTGGTTTCAATGATGTCGGCGCCCGCGGTGAGAAATTGTGTATGAATGCCGGCGATAATATCGGGCTGGGTCATGACCAGCACATCGCTATTCCCTTTGAGCGCATGGGTGTGCGTACTGAATCGTTTTCCGCGAAACGCTGACTCGTCCAAGGCATGCCGCTGAATCATGGTGCCCATGGCGCCGTCGAGTATCATCAGCCGCTCTTTGAGCGTTGCTTCTAGATCTTGCTGCATTGGGCGGTGTTTACGCCGCGCTCGGCGTTGACGCCAGCCCCACCGGGATGGGTTTGACCGCGGGTGCCACGGCGCTCAATGGAATTCCCTCTAAAATCGCCACGCATAGGTCTTCAAACGTGTAGCCCAGTCCGCGAACGATTTTTGGCAGAAGACTGGCGCTTGAGGTGAGCCCCGGCAGGGTATTGACCTCAAGTACATAATCATTGCCGCCTTCGGTGACCATCATATCCACACGGGTGGCGCCGATAG encodes:
- the metH gene encoding methionine synthase; the protein is MQQDLEATLKERLMILDGAMGTMIQRHALDESAFRGKRFSTHTHALKGNSDVLVMTQPDIIAGIHTQFLTAGADIIETNTFTATRIAQADYGLQDLAYDLNVEAAKLAKRCALIVTEQDPAQPRFVAGAIGPTNKTLSLSPDVNDPAYRSVTFDEVRLAYEEQVRGLIHGGVDLLMVETIFDTLNAKAALFAIQEVCEREKVYLPIMVSVTITDKSGRTLSGQTIEAFWASIAHANPWSVGVNCALGAKDMRPYIAELSRLATCYISCYPNAGMPNAFGEYEETPATTAMQLKALAEDGLVNLVGGCCGTTPEHIAAIKNACRGIKPRDVAEMPVSHLTRLSGLEPFVIREDSNFVLIGERTNVTGSKRFARLIKERKHSDALAVALDQVRSGANILDVNMDEGMLDSEKEMTLFLHLIASEPEISRLPIMVDSSKWSVIEAGLKCVQGKGVVNSLSLKEGEADFLEKAKLVKRYGAAVVVMAFDEEGQAETVDRKVSICKRAYSLLTEKVGFNAQDIFFDPNILAIGTGIAEHNDFAKNYIQAIGRIKAACPHAKISGGVSNLSFSFRGNDTVREAMHASFLYHAIAAGMTMGIVNAGQLAVYADIPEDLLSKVEDVIFNRRPDATERLVTFAESARSIGKKKTLDLAWREGSVEARLSHALVHGIVDFIEADTEEARQKHPKPLHVIEGPLMDGMKVVGELFGSGKMFLPQVVKSARVMKRAVAYLEPFMEKEKVGGVAKARPKIVLATVKGDVHDIGKNIVGVVLGCNNYDVVDLGVMVPAEKILQTAKDVAADAIGLSGLITPSLDEMVNVADEMARQKFELPLLIGGATTSRQHTAVKIAPRYDANTVHVLDASLVVGVLADILSPERQAAFEENNRKEQARLVRLYEQKRRKPQLPYSIARENPAAITWAEKDIAVPSFLGRRVVDDVTLEDLVPYIDWTFFFTAWELKGKFPKILEHPTYGAAARELYDHGRQLLDRIIRERRFTLRGVYGFWPANADGDDIVVSHTDSQEELLRFCMLRQQQAKPEDEPYFCLADFVAPQETGIADYVGAFAVTAGIGAEELAAEYRDALDDYNAIIAKALADRLAEAFAEYLHQRARRDCGYGLEEQFSPQELIAEKYRGIRPAFGYPACPDHSEKPKLFSLLNAPEIGITLSENFAMWPAASVSGIYLAHPKAHYFAVGLIDRDQVQAYAHRKGTSLEETERWLRPSLGYEPERKT